The sequence below is a genomic window from Brettanomyces bruxellensis chromosome 9, complete sequence.
AGTTTTTAAGATCAGGCATATCTGAGACCACAGGTTCAACAAATACCATTTTGGACAATGATGTTCCTCCAGAATTGTAAAATACCGTACAAAAGGTTTATCCAGGGAATTTTCGGCATGAACGAATTCTGAATTCTCAAAAACTCACATACCTAAACacacttttatttttaaaaacaaatttgCACTTACAGAACACAACTTACATGTGCCATTTACTACAAACACAAACACAACACAAACATGAATACATACAcattcttattcttttcccatacataataaataagaaCAATTTAAATAGCAACTAGTGTATAAACTGTAACAAAGAGGAAGAGTCACACAATTTAGCaaatttcactttttgtttgctttCTATTTTACTTGCTCAGTATACTTCAGAATTTCGACCTGCAAAGCTTTGACCCTTTGATGTAGTTGATCAATATCTTGATTGAATTTATCCTGTCTTTCAAATAAAGTTCGCTTCCAACTTTTGAATCTTTGATTCTCCTTTTTAACATCTGCGGTGAACTTTTGTTTAACAAACTGTTCCATATCCATGTAGGCTGGATTTAAAAGAACCAactctttttctgtttccgTCAAGCTGATCTTATCTATAAGTTTAAGGATGGTGATTGAATCCTGCGTTTCAGTTAGTCGATTCAAACTTTCTGGCGAAATGTGCGCTTGAACATCTTTTGCCTCTCTAAGGGTGGCGGATTTCCAGCTTCTCTTCGTACGTGCCGAAGTGAGATCtgtttctttattttcgtAATTGGCATCAATATGCAATCCTAACGATTCTAATTCTGTTTGAGCTAAAACCCTCTGAACTGTAAGACTTAATCtgaacttcataaagtCGCGACGATAATTCTCATAGTACTCCTCAGTGGAAATAATTAAATCTCCCATATGTGTTCCTAAGAGAAACTCCCTGAGTTTGAGAAACTCACAGTGATTTGGATTCTCAACCTCAGCTAAACCCCATGGGTATTCTCTTCCTCTAACAAGTTTTCCATTTGAGTTCTTAAACATCCCATTTGAGTTGATGATGGTAAGTGGCATTTGCTGAATTACATTAGCCGCTTTTTTCGAGTCCTTGATGAATTGACAAATTTCGATTCCATTCTGTTTGAATGCTTGTTGTACAGTAAGCTTAAATGATGCCAATTCTTCTCTACTGAAGGCATCGGCCTTTGCAATTATTGGAATCAAGTTGACTCGCGAGGccaaatttctcattgcTTCCAAATCAAGAGTTGTAAGAGTTTTCCCAGTAGGTTTAATAAAGTATAGACAAACATGAACTTCATTATGGACAAGGTTGACTCTGTTAGGCTGATTTTCCTGATAAGCAAGACGCCTATACTGTTCATCAATATATCTCGTAATAGGATACCAGCAGTATTTATTGTTGATATAGTCGCCAAATCCGGGGGTGTCTATGACTGAACATCTCATTGTAAAGCCATTTTCAACTAAATCCATTCTGTATGGTTTTATTTTGgttgtcttcttctcaaaAGTGTCCTCCGACATTGATAAATCAACAAGTTCCTTATTTGTAAAATTGGAGGCTGGACTCTCAGTTGCTAAGGGAATTAATTCCGAGTCAAATAAAGTATTGATGAAAGAAGTTTTACCAACTCCTGACTCTCCAGCAAGCAGTATGGTAAAGGTGGCACCTTTTCTAAATGCCTGaagctttttttggattgGAAGACATCCTAATCCAACggattcattttttgtacCCTCAAGTGctgaacctaaattatagtgatattgaaaatcCTCCGAACTCTCACCCGAATCAATTGTTCTTGCAGCAGAAAATACTGCAGTGCCAGCTGTAGCTGCTGTGGTATAAAGTCCCAGACCTGATTCTGGAATAGAAACCACAGGCTTTTCAGTAATGCCGGTCATATTAATTCCCACATTTTGAGTTTCAGAACTACCAGTTGCAACAAACCCAATTGGACTTTTGACCATTTTTTGGTTGTTCGTACTTTAAAGCTGAAATGTTTATAAAGATGCTAAAGGCAAAATACAACGgatagagaaaaaaaaggaaggacAGATAATTGAGAATATacaaagaaatttgaagaaatagcGGATAAgatataatatatttgtaAAGCGAGAAACAAGAGAATCAAATGACGagggaaaggaaaagtaataaaaagGGGGAAAAGGGTAAAAAATCCCTTCCAGCAGTTTCCTTATTGAGAATAGCGCGTAAATTGCATTAAAGTTGGATTAAGAACCGAAAGAAAATCTTAAAGGGAGTGAATAAAACaaggaaaacaacaaaagaCTATTAATCAGAAAGTatcaaaataagaaaaatgcattaataaaaaataacgAAAAATGGATAAAAAAGCGATGCAAATTATCTACGCAAAgcaattaaataaatttactTGGCAGAGGCGTTTCtaaatgataaaaagcaATTCCACAGAACACCAATAGTAGAGCTAAAAGGAACTTGAAATCTCCTTGGCATAACAAGGAAGTTGATAAATTGAACAGGAAACCAAAGACAGAAGTTGCAAACCAAGGTTGAAAGGTAAATCCTGTAGAGCTTGGATCTGACATCCTGCATTGTTCCAGATTCAATTACTATAGTTCCATATgtgaaaaagcagattaGCGAAACTGGTGAAAAACATAATTGGTCTGTAAGATCCCTTTCGAGCACACCGACAATTGTAGGATCATCCGTATACATACTATTCAAGAAAGAGTACCATGCAACTTGAATAAATGCCTGTATAAATCCCCAAAGCATGAACGCAAAAAATCTTCTGAAGATAAAGCGAGTGGGAGAGAATTCAACTCTTTTAACCTGAATCTGTCTTGCTGGGTTGCCCCCTTCACCTAGTTCCACATCAACAGGAGGTGGAGATATATCTGGACTGACATCTCCGTaatcaacaaaataatgCTCTGTGGAATCAGATAAGTTCATTGAGCGGACATATCTATTGATTTCAAGTGCGTAACCAGAAGAAGATACACTAGATGCTCTGGATCTTGAACTCTGATTGTCATCCTCATAATTATATTCATCAGTATCTCCACGCTTAATGGTATCGTCAAGATGGATCCGTCTAGAATCGGAAAAGAAGGCAGAAATACTCTGGGCCATAGTATCGGCAATGCCGAACAAAACCAAGTTTGTGGCAATTGTGGCTAATAACGAAGATCGCGTGTACAATTTATGATATTTAGTGCTCAACCTGCAGAGGAGATACACTAAAACCGAAATAATGCCAATGTTAATGAATGGGATGTTATGAATACGCACAGCACTACATCTCTCCTCTATTTTGGCCACAATAGAACTTAATTGATGCTTATTTATATGGTTATGCCTCACGTAGTTCGCTGATGTGGGCAAAGTACTGCTAATACCATCATTTCGAGAGATTtgctcttcatcatttaaACGAATACTCATCTGACTGATTCTCTGGCCACTGCATGTAAAACAGAGGTCTTTGCAGCAGCATTTATTGCGATTCTGCAAAAGCAGATGTGAGTATACCTTTTTGCTACGACTTCGTTCTTACCACCTgttcaaaatatcaaaattgGATCCGCCCATAATATATGTGCGATAAGATTGACTCAGCCGCACGCTCGCATTAATTACATTCAGACGCGTCGATAGACTAATTAATTATTcgatctttaatttttactCGAAACATCGGCAAGCAATTGCATTGATGCATGAATATAAGGAACAAGCTGCAAACAGATTTTCGTGGCAGAACTAAACTGGAATATTCATAGAATTGTAATATATAATAGTGCCACAAGAAATAACTGAATATTGAACAaagaatatattcataaataaaaaagctgCTCTTTATTAGTGTGCTCCTTGTAGGGGAATAAGAGGAAAAGCATTTATAATAGAGGTGCGAGGTGTGCATGCATTGTAACATTTGTATAGGTCACATGATTAAGCCCTACGCAgtaaaatttttccctGCCCCATATGCAGTGAGAGGGAAATTTCATAGacgtttatttttttcaggcCTGGAAAAAATAGCGAAAAAAGTagtcttgaaaaaaaggaacGTATGTAAAACAAGTAAGTTAACCCAACCTACAAAACAGTACTACTAATACTCTTGCCTAAACATTCTCTATCGTCAAGAAATATAGTTAGATTTAAGTCACAACATGTTAATTCCAAAGAGTGAGAGAACCAAGATCTACCAGTACCTTTTCCAAGGTAAGTGACTTCGTAGTTCAAGGACACGATGAAGCTGTTTGTTTAGTGATAAAAGAATCTGAATTAGCAAAGGTGTTTAATATCCACATTAAATTAATGAAGGAGATGCGATGATTATAGCATTTGAAAGCGTGCGTTTTGATAAGCTTCAGGGGCTAAAGTATGCCGTGTATGAATagcagcaaagaagaaatttagatcacaaaaagcaggaaaaacgggttgttgatgaaatcTGAACAGACACGGCAACAGATGTCGATAATTACAGTTAGAAATTTTGCTTGGTGTCGACACGCAGGCATAAGAGATCGTTGGACAGAATTATGGCGTTGTAAACAGCAATAGTGATTTGTTTATTAAGAGAACAGACAGCTTGAAAAGTCACTGGAACAAGATATACTAACATTAATTCTTCAATACAGAGGGTGTTTTGGTCGCAAAGAAGGACTTTGAGGTTGAACATGAGGACATAGGAACCAGAAACTTGTACGTCATCAAGTCAATGCAATCATTGACCTCAAGAGGTTACGTCAAGACTCAGTTCTCGTGGCAATACTACTACTACACTTTGACCGATGAGGGTTTGGAGTACTTGAGAGAGTGGTTGAATGTTCCAGAAGAGATTGTTCCAAAGACTTTGCTTGCTCCAGCTCAACCAGAGAGAGCTCAGGGAAGAAGATTTGGACAGAGAAGAGGTAACGGAGAAGGAtacagaagaagagagagagaTTAGGTGAATTGAAGAACCAAATGTGGTTTAATTTTCGTCTTTTCTTGTAATCTGTATTTTCCCTATTAATTTTGGAATTTGGGCCTTAATCATTGCAAATTATTGTTTGAAGGGGACTCGTGGCTTGGCTCACATCaactttctttctattttatgtgaaatataattgaaAGAACCTCATACTATAAAATAAGTGCACCATGTAGGATTTAAGAGTGTAGTAAATTACAATGTAAGCTACGAATGGATTATGATTTATGGGAGATGATGTGACCTCTTGACTGGTATGTATGACATCATCGAGATTAAGTATACGTCTAAAGGCCGctttaatttattattaaaGAGAGTTGGCTGACTTAATATAGCTGTTAGTGTTATGATACATTAAGTAGTATGCACAAGAAAATGGGGGCACTAGAAAAACACTAGTTcgaaaataaagagtaaaaaaaaaacaactCTGGGTGAACGGATGGTCCGAAAGGGTTtaaaaaaacgaaaaaaaacattatcttcatcttcgtGATTAGTGGGGAGTGGTATACATATACATACCACAATTAAGCAGAATACCTATTAAATTTAGAGGCAAATGTCTAAACCACTTCTTTCATCTATGCCAGTGTACGACAGCAGCTGgttggatgatgattcgACAATATCGGGGGACAAAAAGACAAACAAGTACACACCGTTTTTTGAACCGGTGGTAAATACATTTGGAGACGGTGGGTACAGCCCACACGTGTCATATCATTACAATCCAGCTGTGTCAAGGTACCATTATGGAGTGCGACATCCAATGAAGCCATTTCGATGCATGCTAACAGATCACTTGGTGATTGGATACAAGCTATACGAACAAATGGATTTATACATGCCCCGCGCAGCAACACGGAAAGAGCTTTTAGAGTTTCATTCGGAAGATTACATCAAATTTCTAGAGTCGGTCACACCGGAAAATGCTCACAAGTATGGCGAGCAGCTTACAAAATTCAACATAAATGATGACAACCCTGTTTTCCAAGGTATGTACGACTATTGCAAGTTGTATGCTGGAGCCTCACTGGATGCGTCAAGGAAGTTGGTGAGTGGGATGAGTGACATAGCGATAAATTGGTCGGGTGGCCTCCACCACGCCAAGAAGTATGCACCAAGTGGATTTTGCTATGTGAATGACATAGTACTGGCGGCTTTGAACCTCCTCAGGGTTTTCCCGCGTGTTTTATACATAGATATCGATCTTCATCATGGTGATGGAGTTCAAGAGGCGTTTTATCTGACGGACAGGGTGATGACGGTCTCTTTCCACAAGTATGACGGGTGGTTTTTCCCTGCTACGGGAAATTATGACGAGACTGGAATAGGTAGTGGCAAGCATTTCGCCCTAAATGTGCCGCTAAGAGACGGAATAGATGACGAGTCGTATGTGCGATTATTCAAGTCGATTATGGAGAAGGTGATCACGAAATTCCAGCCTTCTGTGATCATCCAACAGTGTGGAGCCGACTCACTTGGCCATGACCGGTTGGGTGGCTTCAACTTAAACATCAAAGCACATGGAGAATGCGTTAAATTCATCAAGAGTTTTGGAATTCCTATGCTATGTGTTGGCGGAGGAGGGTACACTCCTCGAAACGTGAGTCGGCTATGGTGCTATGAAACGAGTGTTATGACAAATATGCATTTAAGATCGGAGCTACCGGGCAATCTTCCATTTAGATCATTTTTCGGACCGGACTACTCCTTACACCCCGAACTAGGCGGGAAGATCAAGAACAAGAACACCAGAGAGTATCTTGAGAATATCCGGTGTCATGCATTGGAAAACTTGCGGTATCTGGATTCGGCACCTTCCGTTTCTATGCAAGAGATTCCGCCTGATATTCAGAACatggatgatgatgaagaggatgcAATTGTGTCCAGGCTGAATAAGGAAAGCGAGAGGGATCACTACATGAACGAGCAGAGATACTGGATTAGTGCTAAAGAAGATGCTGGGCCGGGCGAGTTGCTCGAATGAGGGCTGCTGTGTATAGGTATGTATAATATGAATTGTAATATAGACGAATTTGTTCCGGGATCTGCAGAATCCTCGTGAACTTGCACTACTAAGTATAAAACAGAGTTGTAATGCCTCAAAGTATCTACAAAGTATATATTTAAAGACCCACTTGACTTGCTGGACACTCGATAACATTAATCTGCAATCTTATGCAACAGCACTATTCTAACTATGTAAACGGAACGGAATCGCCACTATCCTCAAATACATTCTGGTGCTCGTAATCAAAAAGTCCTTCCCTTTGCCTGTGCCATAACCGGACAACACGGGCAAATGTCATTTCACTGGATTCAACACCcaaattcatcaaagtGTTAAAGCAGCAACTGATGATGAGTTTATGTTTCGGATTCACACAGCACAATCCACACACAAATAACGGCCATTGAACCATCACAAGCCGACTGTCTAACTGGTAGTAAAGGTAATCCTGAAACTGGATTTGGCCGTcgctgctgctgctgcttcCTCTTCTCATTCTTGCATTCTTCTCACTGTTTTCCAGTTCGTGCTCCTTCTGGATATTTAGAGCCTTTTCTCTGGTAAGCGGCCCAAACATGGTAAGTTCCTCAATGCTAGAATCATTGGCCATTCCCAGCGTGTCAGCAGTGGCACCATATTTCGCCATACTAGCACTTAATCCATGGCTGCTCACACCATCATCACCCGCAGAATCTTTACCAACGACACTTGGCTCGTTAAAATGGCAGTTGAGCGCTTCCATATCTTCACTACCGACACTCCTTGCAAATGAAACTAAACATCCAAGACTTTCAATCATCCGATTAACCACATCTTGCACCATGGAGTTCTTTATTGAGAGACCATTACTACTCAGACCATCCTCCATGGTAAGAAGTCTCAGGAGACAAGCATCAACGTATAATTGCTGTGATAGGTCCAGCCAGCTGTACCAATTATCCGCCTCCTTTGAACTCCTAGTGTTTGGATTAGTGTCGTGGATGTATCCGGAGATAATAATGTTTACACCGGTCGGATTATTGTAGTGATATCCCTTCTTGTTAAGTGGATGGTAAGGTGAATCCAACGGTATTCTATAAGGTACCTGATTGTTAATTACGGTAAATGACCTGGCCTTTGAAATTGCAGCAAACAGCTTAACAATCTGCTCATTTTTCAGCGTTCCCGATCTGTTCAATACCTCAAAAATCTGGTTACCATTTTCAACACCTTGTTTAAACTTTCGAATGCACTCTATAGCGATAAATATCCCATTCATAACGTCCATGACATCATCGTTATAGCCAACATACAGATTGTAGTTCATCACCTTCCTGATTCTTTGACCACCTACCACTATAAAGTTGACGGCCTCATTATGCCTTTCAGCCTTTTTTGACTGTCCCATACTCTCATCTGAGCTCCCAGAACTATTATAACCATTAGAAGAATCAGAATTAGACCCAGAATCTAAAGAGTCATCCTTGCCAGATTTATTATGATGCCTGCTGACTTTACGTAGGGGTTTTCTTTCACCTGTGATGAAAGactttttatcttttagAATTGCGCTTCCATGCTCTTCAACATAGTAGCCCCCGAACAAAAACCCAAACTTTCTAAGAGCAAGACCAATGCTTGAATTCCCACTTTTCACTGCTTCCAAAAACTCCTGCATCTCATCAAAATCATGTATTATACCACCATTGAATGTAGTTAGACCTGCTAACGTTTCCATGGAACAAAACCAGAGCCACACAATAACCAACTCTAGTGAGACTGGTCTGAACTTGCAGtattgaagaagcaaattTTTGGCTCCTTTCAAGTGTGACCTCCACTGTGATCCTTCAACACCAGAAAAATCTGACCCAAGAACTAAAATCGTCATTAGAAGAGACTCtatattttccaaagtCTTTGTTTTTGAATTCATGATCAGATCCAATGCCTCCGTACACATCTTAAGATAGTCAGACCGAGACTTGCGATGAAATTCCATGGTCTGGATTCTCTGGGCATCAGAGATGCCAGTTTTAGTTTCGCTAACTTTGGTGAGCTCGTATTTAGCGGAGATTGCCAATATGGCATAGAGCAAAGGGGGGGAACTCTTTGCCTCATAGAGAAAGCACTTTATATAGGCGTTATTTAGAAAAGAGGTGGTGAATGGAATGAATTTCATCTGTATCTTGGTCACGAatatctttatatagttgATATGCGAATCCTTTGCAGACCAGCCGAAATATTCACATAAGGAGAGCAACTCCGAGGAGCTGATTGTATGGTTCAAAACATACAAATAGTCAAACCTGTGTGAAGATTTGGAAGTGGTAATAGCAATGGGTGGTGATGGATATGCGGAAAGCCCTTGCTGTTTCAATTGATgccctttttttctacCATTACGCTTTGATTTGCTCCTATTTGAGGTGTGCAACCATTTTTTGGTACCATTTTGTGAATCTGGCTCAGTGCCCGAGCTGACATCTGCATTTCCAGTGGATCCAACATTGGACAGAGCATAAGATGTCGGAACGTTATGAATTGGCAAATATGAAGATTGTGGTAACTGGGGTTGTTGCTGTGATTGCGTGTTGTAAAACACATTCTGTGATGAGGCCGGCTCAAAATTATAATGCTGGATGATATCATTCAAGTCTGAAATCACATTACTAGCACCGTTGATAAGATTATCGTTGACTTGCTGTTTTTGGGCAAGTGGAATGGAAGGAGTAGTAAATATGAAATGAGAAGATTGTGGCATTCGAAAGATGTCGCCCCCATTATGTCCAATCTGCTGCGAAGAGGCGCCCATATTTAAGCTGCTGCCCAGAAATTGTGTTCCTGTTGATGACGATATCACATTTGAAGGATAACCCAAGTTAGGCAAAGCCTGATGTCTAAATTCGAAGGAAGAAGGTTCTGAAACAGTTGAGGAAACACTCTTAAATGAGGGCAAAGGTTCGAAACTCCGGCTACTACCGACTCCATCATCGTTTGAAGCCTTGCCTAATGCGGCAGTACTCTGATCGGCAACATAACCGGTGGAAGGAACGAActtgatctttttctcGTAAACACAAATTTTGTTCAAGTGGGCACAATTCCAACAGCTGGGCTTTCCTTCATCACACTTGAGCCTTCTCCTTTTACACTCTTTGCATCCTCCCCTGGAGTATTTTCGTTTTTTGATGGGACGGCGTTTAGTACTTTTCGAAGCTTTAACTAGGTTATTAGCAGACCCTTGTTGATTTCGGGATTGCGACTGTGAAAGGAGATCATTCACAGAATGAGACATGAATGCAAGCACAGCTAGACAAAAGCCACTCTATGAAAACGAAGCTAACACTATattgatatatttgattTGAATTACCTGACTATTAGATAATCCATGTACAGAGTGAAGTGAGATCAATACTGTAAATagtataaaaaaaaaaaagcacaaattCCCCGATCACAACTGCAATGCAGCCGCTCAAAGATTGCCAAGGTATCGACAAGCTAAATATTGATGCCGTGTACTTGAAGTGAAAGTGTTAAGAGGTTATAACgcagtaaaaaaaagtggaaggtaagaaattttgatgttggttatatttgaaaaatgaatgcaGGATAGTAAGGATGAGTAGAGTAGGATCAGATaggagtaaaaaaaaaaaaaaaaagacgtTCGAAAACCTTAAGAAAATCATTATCACGTGGCAAATCCCCTGTAAAGTATTTCGAAACGAACATTATAACATCAAATTCACAAGAAACAATATCCCTTTTGGCTGAACGGCGAGAACAAACAATCGAATAAATCTAAAAGCATTACATAACCAACGCTGCACAGGTAAGAAAGTAGCAACTTCAAGGGACTTTGATGAACCGTAACCTCAATATATTGCAAAATTCCATCTTTGCAACACAGAACTTAATGCAAATTTAATAGATGTGACGGAAAATAGGCAATCGCCAGTGCAGAACAAGTAAGCCAGGAATTTGGAAACTTGTCCCGCACTCTAGAAATGGCTAAATTCGTAAGTAAACAAAAGCAACACACCTAAGAAGATGGGAGGAAGAAAGGTTaagtaagaaaaaacaacaaagcCAAAAGAATATATCCTCCCGTTAAAGGATTAATTAAACCTGAGAAAGTGTATTTGGAGAGGGGACAAGGACAATGCATGGAAGGGGTTATTACGTAAAGCGGGTTATTGgaattaaaaattaaaatagtagcatagtgaaaaaaaagttgaggaaggaagaaaaatggaatcaGGGGgtataaaaagaaaaattccCCAAAGGAGCCAAGTGCGATAAACAGCGAGCTCAGATGAGCAtgcaaaaaggaaaaaaaataaaaaaatgaagtagacagaaaaacaacaaacacTAACCCTatgttttttcttgtttgaAGGATTGATCCACGTCGTTTGACATCAAAAAACATTCTTTAAATTTGGAGATTAGGGTTTGGATACACTAGTAAAGCTTCGTGTGGTATCAAATATCATTCATTTTGTTGAGATACACGTTCTTTGGGGTAATTCCAAACACACTGAGATCACTGAAAGTTGAAGAGAGAAATTCACCATCGACTGAGTCGTGTCATTTctgctcttcttttcaatcgTTTGCATAATCGACATTACACAGGTTTGCAAAGGTTTTGTGCATAAAGTGGGAGTGGCACTTGGTATAAAAAGCCGATCGAGTACGCTTGGAGATTTGTCatttgtttatttcatATTGGCTATCATTTGCAAATCACCAACGAGTTTTGTAATTGGGAGAAAATTGACATTACAGAGTATCACAGAGGGTTAGCAGTATTGGTGCTATTAAGGCAAATACCGaatcaaatatattcaagTACTGAAGCAAACATATTCAAGTACTGAATCAAACACATTACAAGCGCTAAGCAAACATATTACAAGTGCTAAGCAAACGTATTACAAGTATTTAAGCAGATTCAAGTGCTAGATCAACTATATTCAAGTACTGAAGCAAATACATTACAAGTGCTAAGCAAATACATTACATCAAACACATTACTTCAAGCACCAGCAGAACACATCTTCACTATTAGCATCAGCCATGATTCAAGAGCAGCTTCTTAGCCAAGAGGACGCAACCAAAAAAAGCGTGGCAGAGATCCCACAGCCACGGATGGCGGAGCAGAAAAGCATGAGGAGAGATACGATCCACTCGTATGCGAACAATTCGCCGATTTTCACGTCGAACGCCTTTGAACATAGCCCAAGCTCCCCGTTGCCCACGTATCAGCCCGTGAAGCACTCACCGCGGGTCCCAAACAAGAGCGGTCGGAGAACTTCGCGTTTGCACGGCAGCACGACAGACTGGCAGCGGTTTATCCCTCCGCTTGGCCCCGGGAAGGCCAGATTGAGTGTGGGCAACCAGAGGGCGGTCAGTACGCCCCTTCAGGAGTCGGCGGATACGAACAGGCCGTTGGAAAATGTAGCATTTGGAGAAAAGCAGCGTAGAGATGCCGGGATGCGTCCGCGGGAGACGTTCAGCGAGCCTGTGGGACGGTCTGGGCCGCGGGAACAGGTGCCAACTCCGCGGGCAGTACCGGCGGAACAGGGTTGGGGAGGAGAGAAACAACGGTGGACAAGTGGCGGGAGAAAGGAGGCACTAAAGAAAGTGAATACTTCAGGAAAGGAGGGAGTACCAAATAAGATGGAAACACTAAATAAAGAGGAAGcacagaagaaaatgagTACTCCAAGAAACATGGAAACACTAAATAAAGCGAATACACTAAATAAAGTGAGTACTCCAGGAAATATGGTGctaaataaagcaaataCTCCAAACAAAGTGGGCAGTTCAGCCACAGAGGACAGCTCAAGCTCGGACAAGAAAAGCAGCTTGCACCACAAGAGAGCTCCGAAGTACTGCTATGCGTGCGGAAAGCAGATAGTGGGGACCTTGGTGAAGGCAATGGGCCGGAAGTACCACGTGGGCTGCTTCAAGTGCTACGACTGCGGGAAGTTGTGTTCTGACAAGTTTTTTGCAGAGGACGTGGAGGTTGGAGAAAAGGGAGAAGTGAAAGGAGAAGTGAAAGGAGAAGTGAAAGGAGAAGTGAAAGGAGAAGTGAAAGGAGAAGTGAAAGGAGAAgtgaaaggagaagaaaaaagacaagaaCAAAAACTAGAAAAAAGACAGAAGAATACCATCCAGGTCCCCCTCTGTGAGTACGACTACTTCAGGCGCATTAACCTGATATGCTACAACTGCAACCGGGCGATAAGAGGGTCGTACATCACGGCAATAGGCCGGAAGTACCACCCGGAGCACTTCTACTGCGAGGTTTGCCATCGGGTGTTCGAGACTGAGGACTACTACGAACACGGCGGCCGTATATACTGCCACTACCACTACTCGCTGCTGTACGCGTCCCACTGCGAGGCATGCAAGTCGGCGATCTTGAAGCAGTACGTGGAGATGCACCGGGGAGGCAGCGAGCAGCAGTGGCACCCGGAGTGTTTCATGATTCACAAGTTCTGGGGGGTGGATGTGACCGTTGACTGCACGGGGGAGGTGCAAGGTGTGGCGGAGAGTGGTGCTGGTGGTGGCAGCAACAGTGAGGGGGAGAAGACAGACACTCCTACACCACAGGCACTCCTGGCGATGGAGGCAGCACTTGAGAAGATGACCATCTCGATCTGGGTGACGCTCTCGGAGTTCGAGGAGGCGTGTGCAACGTGCATCTCGGACATGCTTCACGCGGCAACAGTCAGCAACAAGTCTCAGGGGCTG
It includes:
- the RPS10B gene encoding ribosomal 40S subunit protein S10B, translating into MLIPKSERTKIYQYLFQEGVLVAKKDFEVEHEDIGTRNLYVIKSMQSLTSRGYVKTQFSWQYYYYTLTDEGLEYLREWLNVPEEIVPKTLLAPAQPERAQGRRFGQRRGNGEGYRRRERD
- the HOS2 gene encoding histone deacetylase produces the protein MSKPLLSSMPVYDSSWLDDDSTISGDKKTNKYTPFFEPVVNTFGDGGYSPHVSYHYNPAVSRYHYGVRHPMKPFRCMLTDHLVIGYKLYEQMDLYMPRAATRKELLEFHSEDYIKFLESVTPENAHKYGEQLTKFNINDDNPVFQGMYDYCKLYAGASLDASRKLVSGMSDIAINWSGGLHHAKKYAPSGFCYVNDIVLAALNLLRVFPRVLYIDIDLHHGDGVQEAFYLTDRVMTVSFHKYDGWFFPATGNYDETGIGSGKHFALNVPLRDGIDDESYVRLFKSIMEKVITKFQPSVIIQQCGADSLGHDRLGGFNLNIKAHGECVKFIKSFGIPMLCVGGGGYTPRNVSRLWCYETSVMTNMHLRSELPGNLPFRSFFGPDYSLHPELGGKIKNKNTREYLENIRCHALENLRYLDSAPSVSMQEIPPDIQNMDDDEEDAIVSRLNKESERDHYMNEQRYWISAKEDAGPGELLE